One window of Dendropsophus ebraccatus isolate aDenEbr1 chromosome 13, aDenEbr1.pat, whole genome shotgun sequence genomic DNA carries:
- the LOC138770590 gene encoding uncharacterized protein: MYELPQVTNPIIYEPPQVPSTIGYEPPRVPSTIRYAPPRVPSTIGYEPPQVPCTIGYEPPRVPSTIGYEPPQVPSTIRYEPPQVPSTIGYEPPRVSSTIGYEPPRVPSTIGYEPPRVSSTIGYEPPRVASTIGYEPPQVPSTIRYEPPQVPSTIGYEPPRVSSTIGYEPPRVPSTIGYEPPRVPSTIGYEPPRVPSTIGYEPPRVPSTIGYEPPQVPSTIGYESPRVPSTIGYEPPRVPSTIGYGPPRVPSTIGYGPPRVPSTIGYEPPRVPSTIVYEPLQVLGHPSFLKSYIL; encoded by the coding sequence ATGTATGAGCTTCCTCAAGTCACAAATCCCATAATATATGAGCCTCCTCAAGTGCCAAGTACCATAGGGTATGAACCTCCTCGAGTGCCAAGTACCATAAGGTATGCGCCTCCTCGGGTGCCAAGTACCATAGGGTATGAGCCTCCTCAAGTCCCATGTACCATAGGGTATGAGCCTCCTCGAGTGCCAAGTACCATAGGGTATGAGCCTCCTCAAGTGCCAAGTACCATAAGGTATGAGCCTCCTCAAGTGCCAAGTACCATAGGGTATGAGCCTCCTCGAGTGTCAAGTACCATAGGGTATGAGCCTCCTCGAGTGCCAAGTACCATAGGGTATGAGCCTCCTCGAGTGTCAAGTACCATAGGGTATGAGCCTCCTCGAGTGGCAAGTACCATAGGGTATGAGCCTCCTCAAGTGCCAAGTACCATAAGGTATGAGCCTCCTCAAGTGCCAAGTACCATAGGGTATGAGCCTCCTCGAGTGTCAAGTACCATAGGGTATGAGCCTCCTCGAGTGCCAAGTACCATAGGGTATGAGCCTCCTCGAGTGCCAAGTACCATAGGGTATGAACCTCCTCGAGTGCCAAGTACCATAGGGTATGAGCCTCCTCGAGTGCCAAGTACCATAGGGTATGAGCCTCCTCAAGTGCCAAGTACCATAGGGTATGAGTCACCTCGAGTGCCAAGTACCATAGGGTATGAGCCTCCTCGAGTGCCAAGTACCATAGGGTATGGGCCTCCTCGAGTGCCAAGTACCATAGGGTATGGGCCTCCTCGAGTGCCAAGTACCATAGGGTATGAGCCTCCTCGAGTGCCAAGTACCATAGTGTATGAACCTCTCCAAGTTCTAGGCCATCCAAGCTTCCTCAAGTCCTATATTCTATAG